From Ignavibacterium sp.:
TGAGGGAAAGTATATTTGACAGCAAGTTCAGGTTTACCTAAAACAGTTAAAAGTGATAGAGGAGTGGCAAGAATATTTGATAGCAATATATCTTTTTTATAAAGGTAAGAAATCACCCAAATAATTATCCATGATATAAGTAGATAAGGAAATAAAAGAATTGTTCCACCAGCTGCTGTCGCCAAACCTCTCCCGCCTTTAAAGTTAATCCACGGATTAAAACAATGACTTAAAACAGCAAATAACAAGGCAAGTGCAGGATAAATGAATTCGTTTGGATATATGATTTCCATAAGAACAACACTAATAAACCCTTTTATGAAATCAACCGCAAAAACAATAAATCCGGTTAACT
This genomic window contains:
- a CDS encoding glycerol-3-phosphate acyltransferase, giving the protein MQYLISIIIGYILGSIPTAFLVMKKKGIDITTAGSGNVGAMNTYEVSKSKLTGFIVFAVDFIKGFISVVLMEIIYPNEFIYPALALLFAVLSHCFNPWINFKGGRGLATAAGGTILLFPYLLISWIIIWVISYLYKKDILLSNILATPLSLLTVLGKPELAVKYTFPQPKDINSLILFSVAGLTIIFIKHIDPLKEIIQSYKSKGLRK